A genomic window from Polaribacter gangjinensis includes:
- the hemE gene encoding uroporphyrinogen decarboxylase, with amino-acid sequence MANSNHIKNDLFLRALKGETVQRPPVWMMRQAGRYLPEFMAIKEEYDFFTRCQTPELASEITVQPIRRFGMDAAILFSDILVVPQAMNIEVQMKSNFGPYLPNPIRNQKDLDSVIIPDVNQELGYVMEAIKMTKEKLNNEIPLIGFAGSPWTILCYCVQGQGSKTFDKAKELCFTNPVVAHALLQKITDTTIAYLKAKVAAGVDAVQIFDSWGGMLSPTDYETFSWQYIQQIIDALKDNIPVIAFGKGCWFALHTMARSGASALGVDWTCSARNARYLSGGNITLQGNFDPARLLSPPAEIKKMVHQMINEFGKDKYIVNLGHGILPNIPLENAKAFVDAVKEYKSAF; translated from the coding sequence ATGGCTAATAGCAATCATATTAAAAACGACTTATTTCTAAGAGCCTTAAAAGGCGAAACTGTTCAAAGACCTCCAGTTTGGATGATGCGTCAAGCAGGACGTTATTTGCCCGAATTTATGGCGATTAAAGAAGAATATGATTTCTTTACACGCTGCCAAACTCCCGAATTAGCATCAGAAATTACAGTGCAACCCATTCGTAGGTTTGGTATGGATGCTGCCATTTTATTTTCAGATATTTTGGTGGTGCCACAAGCCATGAATATTGAAGTGCAAATGAAATCTAATTTCGGACCTTATTTGCCCAATCCAATTCGAAATCAAAAAGATTTAGACAGCGTTATTATTCCTGATGTAAACCAAGAATTGGGTTACGTTATGGAAGCTATAAAAATGACCAAAGAAAAACTCAACAACGAAATTCCGTTGATTGGTTTTGCAGGTTCACCATGGACAATTTTATGTTATTGTGTGCAAGGTCAAGGTTCAAAAACCTTTGACAAAGCCAAAGAATTGTGTTTTACAAATCCTGTTGTGGCACATGCATTATTACAAAAAATTACAGATACAACTATTGCTTATTTAAAAGCAAAAGTTGCAGCTGGAGTTGATGCAGTTCAAATTTTTGATTCTTGGGGAGGTATGTTATCACCAACAGATTACGAAACGTTTTCTTGGCAATACATTCAACAAATTATTGATGCTTTAAAAGATAATATTCCAGTAATTGCTTTCGGAAAAGGTTGCTGGTTTGCATTGCATACTATGGCAAGATCTGGAGCTTCAGCTTTGGGTGTAGATTGGACATGTTCAGCACGAAATGCACGTTACTTATCAGGAGGAAATATCACGTTGCAAGGGAATTTTGATCCTGCAAGATTGTTATCTCCACCTGCTGAAATCAAAAAAATGGTACATCAAATGATCAATGAATTCGGAAAAGACAAATATATTGTGAATTTAGGTCATGGAATTTTACCCAACATTCCACTCGAAAATGCGAAAGCTTTTGTTGATGCTGTAAAGGAATATAAAAGCGCATTTTAA